The following coding sequences are from one Capsicum annuum cultivar UCD-10X-F1 chromosome 3, UCD10Xv1.1, whole genome shotgun sequence window:
- the LOC107862584 gene encoding L-type lectin-domain containing receptor kinase S.1: protein MCAVYMFLDITAVSHANDKRMSSLLLFIGINLAICPSILAIEFLFNSFTTNTTPPLNLTDDARLEPPVIRLTNDSNQFAVGRAFYPYPIPIKSTSNSTSVSSSFSTQFIFSVLPDDSSSPGFGLAFVLSDSTSPPNALAGQYLGLFSNATVHTVAPLLAIEFDTGRNPEFNDPDRNHIGIDLNSIESVVTQTAGYYNGSDSFVPLNMRTGQNIHAWVELNGPEFEINVTIAPAGMSRPVRTLLSYSNPVIANYTSAQMYMGFSASKTQWVEAQRLLAWSFSDSGVARDINTTNLPVFQRENSQSSFSPGAIAGIVVGSVVAVLVCLCLLYWFWWRKKEEDDVIEDWELEYWPHRFSYEELSQATKGFCKDELLGAGGFGKVYKGTLSNKTEVAVKCVSHNSRQGIREFMAEISTIGRLQHKNLVQMRGWCRKGNELMIVYDYMPNGSLNKWIFDQPEKVMDWEGRRKVLADVAEGLNYLHYGWEQVVVHRDIKSSNVLLDSEMRGRLGDFGLAKLYTHGGVPNTTRVVGTLGYLAPEVVTRANPNSSSDVYSFGVVVLEVACGRRPINTGFVPEEEEVLIDWVRQKYREGRLCEAADDRIKWQCSEEEMEAILKLGLTCCHPDPLRRPTMSEVVALLLGENVDETPNELLAELTPSRSNMRDGSDWSSVESEPLSAV from the coding sequence ATGTGTGCAGTTTACATGTTTTTAGATATCACGGCGGTCTCTCATGCAAATGACAAAAGGATGTCGTCATTACTACTCTTCATTGGCATCAATCTTGCAATCTGCCCATCCATTCTCGCCATCGAATTTCTCTTCAATTCCTTCACTACCAACACCACCCCTCCCCTTAACCTCACCGACGATGCCCGCCTTGAACCACCAGTGATCCGTCTCACCAATGACTCCAACCAGTTCGCCGTCGGCCGTGCTTTTTACCCATATCCAATTCCCATCAAATCAACTTCCAATTCCACTTCAGTTTCCTCCTCTTTCTCTACACAGTTCATTTTCTCTGTACTTCCTGATGATTCATCTAGTCCTGGCTTCGGCCTTGCTTTTGTTCTCTCTGATTCCACTTCTCCACCTAATGCTCTCGCTGGTCAATACTTGGGACTTTTCTCTAACGCTACTGTTCACACGGTTGCGCCACTTCTCGCTATCGAATTTGATACGGGTCGGAACCCGGAATTCAATGACCCGGATAGGAACCATATCGGAATTGACCTTAACAGTATTGAGTCTGTTGTTACACAAACAGCTGGATATTATAATGGGAGTGATTCTTTTGTCCCTTTGAATATGCGTACTGGGCAAAATATACATGCCTGGGTTGAGCTCAATGGACCTGAATTCGAGATTAATGTTACTATAGCTCCAGCTGGTATGTCAAGGCCAGTTAGGACTTTGTTGAGTTATAGCAATCCTGTTATTGCAAATTACACGTCTGCACAGATGTATATGGGGTTTTCTGCTTCGAAGACTCAATGGGTTGAGGCGCAGAGACTTTTAGCTTGGAGTTTTAGTGATTCAGGAGTTGCAAGGGATATTAATACTACGAATTTGCCGGTGTTTCAGCGGGAAAATTCTCAGTCTTCGTTTTCTCCTGGTGCTATTGCTGGGATTGTTGTTGGTTCTGTGGTGGCTGTGTTGGTTTGTTTATGTTTGTTGTATTGGTTTTGGTGGCGTAAGAAGGAAGAAGATGATGTGATTGAAGATTGGGAACTTGAGTATTGGCCTCATAGATTTTCTTACGAAGAGCTAAGCCAAGCTACAAAAGGGTTCTGTAAGGATGAGCTACTGGGGGCTGGTGGATTTGGTAAAGTATACAAGGGAACACTATCTAATAAAACGGAAGTGGCAGTGAAATGTGTGAGCCACAACTCGAGACAAGGAATTAGGGAATTCATGGCAGAGATATCTACTATCGGAAGGCTTCAACACAAGAATTTAGTACAAATGAGAGGGTGGTGTAGGAAGGGGAATGAACTTATGATTGTGTATGATTACATGCCTAATGGGAGTTTGAATAAATGGATATTCGATCAGCCGGAGAAGGTTATGGATTGGGAAGGTCGGAGGAAGGTCCTAGCTGATGTCGCTGAGGGGTTGAACTATTTGCATTATGGTTGGGAACAAGTAGTTGTACATAGGGATATTAAATCTAGCAATGTGTTGTTAGATAGTGAAATGAGAGGGAGATTGGGTGATTTTGGGCTAGCAAAATTGTATACTCATGGTGGTGTTCCTAATACTACTAGGGTAGTAGGTACATTAGGGTACTTGGCACCTGAAGTGGTGACCCGGGCTAACCCTAACTCCTCTAGTGATGTTTATAGTTTTGGGGTGGTGGTGTTGGAGGTGGCATGTGGGCGAAGGCCGATTAACACAGGGTTTGTGCCGGAAGAAGAGGAAGTGTTGATTGATTGGGTTAGACAAAAGTACAGGGAAGGGAGGTTATGTGAGGCAGCAGATGATAGGATTAAGTGGCAGTGTTCGGAGGAAGAAATGGAAGCTATATTGAAACTAGGACTGACTTGTTGTCATCCTGATCCTCTCCGACGACCTACTATGAGTGAGGTGGTTGCTCTATTGCTTGGTGAGAATGTGGATGAAACGCCGAATGAGTTGCTAGCTGAATTAACACCTAGTAGAAGCAACATGAGAGATGGAAGCGACTGGTCAAGTGTAGAATCCGAACCACTATCGGCTGTGTAG
- the LOC107862585 gene encoding uncharacterized protein LOC107862585 encodes MNSTNGTQTIKFLYSYGGRIVPRRSDGKLRYIGGFTRVLSVDKSISFAELMVKFGESCGSSMSLKCKLPSEDLDVLVSITCDEDLMNVIQEYDRVSTLMNQELKIRAVLFPLNSPEKISSPTSPMSCFDFPASKMKPEKVRCFYSPPLYTAAAARCCYTPALGYPVGGRKDGGKFYYPCCERGSPKHLYYVAPRNHSQ; translated from the exons ATGAACTCTACAAACGGTACACAAACGATCAAATTTCTGTATAGTTATGGCGGGAGAATCGTTCCCCGTCGTTCCGACGGCAAGCTCCGTTACATCGGTGGCTTTACCAGAGTTCTCTCCGTTGACAAGTCTATTTCATTTGCAG AGTTGATGGTGAAATTTGGAGAATCGTGTGGATCGTCTATGAGTTTGAAGTGTAAATTGCCGAGCGAGGATTTAGATGTTTTGGTTTCCATTACGTGTGATGAAGATCTGATGAATGTGATTCAGGAGTACGATCGAGTTTCGACGTTGATGAATCAGGAATTGAAGATTAGAGCTGTACTATTTCCACTCAATTCGCCGGAAAAAATCTCTTCTCCGACATCACCTATGTCGTGCTTCGACTTTCCGGCATCGAAAATGAAGCCGGAAAAAGTCAGATGCTTTTATTCGCCGCCGTTGTATACGGCGGCGGCAGCTAGGTGTTGCTACACTCCAGCTTTGGGATATCCAGTCGGCGGAAGGAAAGATGGTGGGAAGTTTTATTACCCTTGCTGTGAACGTGGAAGCCCTAAACATCTTTACTATGTTGCTCCTCGAAATCATAGCCAATAG